TAGTTGCTAGGGGTAGAAACAGAGAGAGGGGGCGATCCTCAAAGGGAATAAACTCGTATTTGAGATAGAATTCCTTAGCTCTTTCGTCAATGGCATCTACTCTAACCGCATAAATGGCGATTTCCTGGGAAGCGCGCAGGGAACGCAGCAGTGCGTCAACTAGCAACTCTCCTCCCAGTCCCTTACCTTGTGCCGAACGATCTACGGCTAGCTTGCCAATTAGCGCTGCCGGAACGGGATAGGCGGGGATTTTACTTCTATCGCTTGGGGGTAAGGATTCGTACTCGATCGTGCTGGCGCTAACTGTATAGTAACCCTCAATCTTTAAACTTCCTGACGGAGAAATGGCGGCGAAAGTCTTGGCAATACTTTTATTGTGGTTCTGCCTCGCATATTTTTTTAAATACTCGTTTAAATTGGGATAGCCGCAATCAAAGGTATCTTTTTGGTGAGTTTTTTCTAAAGCAACGAAGTTCCACCTCGGTTCACTACTCGCCATACTTTTGTCGATAATTTTGAATCGCGGTTTTCAGCTTGCCTTTTAATACAGGCGGATTTTCCATTACAGATAAGAATAAGTCGCGATCGCTATTTGATAAAACCAAGCGTTCCTGAGTGGCAATCTCTCCTTCGGCGATGGGGATGAGATGGGCTAGAGTGTAGGCACTCAATGATAATCCTTTAAGAGCAGCAGCCCTCTCTAGCAGTTCTTTTTGTATTTGAGTAACTCTAAGATCGAGGCGACTATCTTTTCCAGGCGAACTTTTGGGCATGATTGAAGAAGTTATTAGCGCACGGTCATATTATAACACTTAAGGTGTACAAACTCCGTACAATATCTATACCTCTATTGCTGCACTCAAATTGGCTAAATTTATAATATTTACCCCTGACAAATCCAAGCTCCCCAATAGTATGGATGTTGAAAAGGTCGATCGCTCTTCTGTATCATGCGCTCTGATGGAATAGTTTCAGCCTTCTGGATTTCTGTGAGGATATCCCTTCCTATCTCTAGTTTTTCAACCTCTTCAATCGTTAGATTGCGGATGTATTTTTGTGCTTCCTGTAGCGCTATCGAAATCTCTAATTTGGAGTGGTAAATTTCAAACAACTTGTCCATTAATAGCATTGTCACCTTAACAGGTACGTCCCACAGACTCATAATTAGAGTTTTAGCTCCTGCCAAAGCAAAAGCACGACGTAAGCCAAATATACCCTCTCTGACGTTGATTTCACCCATTGCCGTGCTGCAAGCGATTAGAACTACTAACTCAGTATTCCACAGATCCATTTGGGCAATATCTTCAGCGAGAATAGCCCCTTTACCCAGATAAGGTGGCAGATTTTCACCTTTCAACCAAAGATTTGCACCAGCCAGAGCCAAACCATTACGGAGCATGGGGTTATCGATCTCTTGCATTTGTAACAATCGATTTGGCGATCGCAATATCGATGGATCGCCAAATTCCCAACCTTCTAACAATTCGCGATCGGTTCTAACAGATGCGGTAAGATCGATCGGTTCCTCGATTTGAGCGAGAAATTTCTGGAACCATCCCATAATTTCGAGGTTTTCTGAAGGTAATTCAGCTAATTTATCTTGACAGTATTGGTAAAATTTGAAATCGATTTGCTCTCGATAATGGGCGATCGCTTCTGCTGGAGGTAATTCTGGATAAAAGCGCGTCAAGGATTTCAATAGCTCTTCAGGATTAGATTTTAGTAAAGCAAAACCGTGAGTTACGATCGCCAATACTCTAGGAGATACTAGAGATTTGACAGTCATTTCACTAGCTTGCGTGCCTTGATAAATTTTGGCATCCTTGAATTTCTGATAAATATTTTGACCGAGAAGTGCAGTTTCCTGATGGCGATCGAAAGAGTTTAAACTTGCAGGAGATAATAGGGTAAATAAATTGACGGATTTGGGAGGATTGCTATTTAAATCGTAATCTGGATCGGCAATAATTACAGACGGATTCGCGAGATAGTCGCTCGCAGTATTTTGTCGCAACAAATCGCGCGATGAATTGAGGTAATTAATTTGATAGCGATCGATTAATAATTCAGGGGAATTAGCTATGGGTAGAGTCTCAAAAGGAATGAGATAAAGAGAACCTGATGGGACAATAATCAGCTTTTTACTAGGCGGTACAATGTTAATAATTGGGGCAATAACTCTCTCGAATAGTTCTCTATCCGAAGCTTTTTTAGCTTGATTTCTCTGACTGCCAATTCCTAAATTAGTCAACCCACTACCGCGATTTTGAAGCGAACGACGTAAGGCTTTAATATTACTATCTATTGGCTTGACATCGCCTAAGTTAACTAATTTAATGTCTTCTGGATTTTGGCTGGAGATGAGAAAAGCAATGCCAACAGTTTGAAGATATTTATTTGTTCTAGGGTCGCGAAGATAGAATTGAAAGAATTCTATTAATGTCGATTCTGGCGGTAAGTTTTGAACGAGATTGAGGTAGTCGAACTCTCGATCCATCAAACGGATTTCTGGAACTTCGCTAGAAAGCTCTTTCTCTATCTGCTGGCGTTTTTCATCCAAGCTATCTATTAGCGTTTTAGCGTTCTGATTGGGAGCGGGATCTAGCAGTAAATTGATAGCGCGATCGCGTAAAGATTGCAGTTGTTTAAACTTAGCTTGCAAGTGAGGGTAGCGATCGCTGTAGAGAAGGTTTTGCAATGTTGCTGTTGCTTCTGTTGCTAAAGCCTTCCATCTCATCACTGCTGTAGCAGCCGCCTGAATAGCTATAATGTCTTCAGGTAAATAGGTCAGGACGTAAGATAGTAGTGAATGTAAACTTGATTCTTTTAATTCAGATTGTTTTAAACGGCTAGATTCATTACTATAAAAAAATGTTTTCTTAAGATGATTAATCTCAAGATTGTTGGATTCAACCAATAAGGATAAAGCCGATGGGAAGTTTTTACTCTCAATATTTATTGCAGCTAGATTTTCTAAAATAGCGCTAATTTCAGGTTGGTTTCGATCTAGACTTTTTGGTATGATTTGTAAGGCACGTTTGTATAAAGCTTCTGCTTCAGCGTAGCGTCCTTGTTTTTTATAAAGCAGGGCTAAATTATTTAAAGTTGAATGAAGGTTACTATGGGGTGGCGATCGCCTCTCTGCAACTTTCAACAAACGCAAAAACAAATCTTCTGCCAATTCATATTTCTTTTGATCGGAATACAAACTAGCCAAATTGTGCATACTCATAATCGTATCGGGATGATTCTCCCCCAATGCACTTTCGCGAATCTCCATTGCTCGTAAATG
This genomic interval from Merismopedia glauca CCAP 1448/3 contains the following:
- a CDS encoding GNAT family N-acetyltransferase, with the protein product MASSEPRWNFVALEKTHQKDTFDCGYPNLNEYLKKYARQNHNKSIAKTFAAISPSGSLKIEGYYTVSASTIEYESLPPSDRSKIPAYPVPAALIGKLAVDRSAQGKGLGGELLVDALLRSLRASQEIAIYAVRVDAIDERAKEFYLKYEFIPFEDRPLSLFLPLATIAREFA
- a CDS encoding DUF1778 domain-containing protein produces the protein MPKSSPGKDSRLDLRVTQIQKELLERAAALKGLSLSAYTLAHLIPIAEGEIATQERLVLSNSDRDLFLSVMENPPVLKGKLKTAIQNYRQKYGE
- a CDS encoding CHAT domain-containing protein; translated protein: MFSWWEKSRWKFLVGQSHFYSQSGDLVAAISSLEKALAIAEQLGENADLVLTLNGLSQLYVYQNRYAEAENLCSHALDVAEKKLASDSPETALILNNLGGLYELQGKYNEAELLYLRSLAIQEKKWGTNSINIADTITNLGLVYRYQGKYSEAEKLYLRALKIREQNQQADRPVTINLLHNLGRLYLLQGRYQESETTCRRALAIFELQPESDHSSSLLTALLNGLASSYERQGKYEEAEPLYVRAVQISEEKLGFKHQDTARNFNNLADFYSAIGRYQESEEMHLRSLKIREEIWGVNHPNTAMSLNNLASLYRIQGKYGEAELLHSRALKIREEKLGLEHPDTAMSLNNLARVYESQERYGDAERLYQRALNIYEVVLGSDRATTAMTLNNLAQVCQAQNKLQQSESLHLRAMEIRESALGENHPDTIMSMHNLASLYSDQKKYELAEDLFLRLLKVAERRSPPHSNLHSTLNNLALLYKKQGRYAEAEALYKRALQIIPKSLDRNQPEISAILENLAAINIESKNFPSALSLLVESNNLEINHLKKTFFYSNESSRLKQSELKESSLHSLLSYVLTYLPEDIIAIQAAATAVMRWKALATEATATLQNLLYSDRYPHLQAKFKQLQSLRDRAINLLLDPAPNQNAKTLIDSLDEKRQQIEKELSSEVPEIRLMDREFDYLNLVQNLPPESTLIEFFQFYLRDPRTNKYLQTVGIAFLISSQNPEDIKLVNLGDVKPIDSNIKALRRSLQNRGSGLTNLGIGSQRNQAKKASDRELFERVIAPIINIVPPSKKLIIVPSGSLYLIPFETLPIANSPELLIDRYQINYLNSSRDLLRQNTASDYLANPSVIIADPDYDLNSNPPKSVNLFTLLSPASLNSFDRHQETALLGQNIYQKFKDAKIYQGTQASEMTVKSLVSPRVLAIVTHGFALLKSNPEELLKSLTRFYPELPPAEAIAHYREQIDFKFYQYCQDKLAELPSENLEIMGWFQKFLAQIEEPIDLTASVRTDRELLEGWEFGDPSILRSPNRLLQMQEIDNPMLRNGLALAGANLWLKGENLPPYLGKGAILAEDIAQMDLWNTELVVLIACSTAMGEINVREGIFGLRRAFALAGAKTLIMSLWDVPVKVTMLLMDKLFEIYHSKLEISIALQEAQKYIRNLTIEEVEKLEIGRDILTEIQKAETIPSERMIQKSDRPFQHPYYWGAWICQG